One Idiomarina loihiensis L2TR genomic window carries:
- a CDS encoding VolA/Pla-1 family phospholipase has product MKKLLLPLAIGSALSLVGCGSGDEAPVTETEVSVAASRVVFDPSNGEIPIPTNILLGENDGTLDLPIGDPNSAQAATRIALNGLDGWGTHSPLSFELSLPVDQNGEKVSLDPASVEAQGAVRVFKTVQGGQVDVESCVSTNPVVGALHEAQLAAGESSTIASSPAAVCSISEELIHGEDFQVQATGAGSFVVIPTQPFEPETGYLVALTDNIQDSLGRRVKASQTYTLMKRSVAEYPASDEDDARNLQSLINVYEAALTVGANVDAEDVIYSSNFTTQSVGTALGAVKSLYAQRVPAGAVPALGLGPHPDGAATVGDLLDPEKYSQDAIQVASAANVYVGKVELPYYSPVPTAENPTAPLTGRWTAKCDSAAAILNAVADGEVNPAEAGITAEMLANPELLVMENEGGCFNLSDSDDQPIDPERHVTKYSPIPEKQSDEEVTVFATTPNVAVANMIRPSFGLEPLSAPADGWPVVIFQHGITADKNSAAAIAGTLAVAGYAMVAIDHPLHGDRAFGEINASSEAGAINYMNLQSLLTTRDNVRQSISDLIGLRLSLSNASFPDSSTINAQDVHFVGHSLGAIAGTGFTTIANAPFSKSQLEPLAPMFKVQASALGMPGGSLANFLLASEEFGPVIKGNIAYNASEAFSAGVDAQADAAGIEKNTAAYLELLAAAYAEFEANGDPDAVGELQASLNQFAFAAQTVVDSADPINYAKSLRALGTPLLAIEAVGDSVIPNNVPPLGGTEPLAALLGLDGISTTTASEDGTPVSGIVRFGGDAEHGSLVDAGPSAEVTAEMQQQIAFWFAADMLQLPVTNEEVVE; this is encoded by the coding sequence ATGAAGAAATTATTACTCCCGCTTGCAATTGGTTCTGCACTTAGCCTTGTAGGCTGTGGTAGCGGTGACGAAGCTCCTGTTACAGAAACCGAAGTTAGCGTTGCTGCGTCACGCGTGGTTTTTGACCCGTCCAATGGTGAAATACCAATTCCAACAAACATTTTGTTGGGTGAGAATGATGGTACTTTGGATCTTCCAATTGGTGATCCTAACTCAGCTCAAGCAGCTACACGGATTGCGTTGAACGGTCTTGATGGTTGGGGAACTCACTCGCCTTTGAGCTTTGAGCTTTCTTTACCTGTTGACCAAAATGGTGAAAAAGTGTCATTGGACCCGGCAAGTGTTGAAGCTCAGGGCGCTGTTCGAGTATTCAAAACTGTTCAGGGTGGACAAGTTGACGTTGAGTCTTGCGTTTCAACTAACCCTGTAGTTGGTGCTTTACACGAAGCTCAGTTAGCTGCCGGTGAAAGCTCTACCATTGCATCAAGCCCAGCGGCGGTTTGTTCAATTAGTGAAGAACTTATTCATGGAGAGGACTTTCAGGTTCAAGCTACAGGTGCTGGCTCTTTTGTCGTTATTCCAACGCAACCTTTTGAGCCAGAAACAGGCTATTTAGTGGCGTTAACGGACAATATTCAAGACTCTTTAGGTCGTCGTGTAAAGGCATCGCAAACATACACGTTAATGAAACGTTCGGTGGCTGAATACCCAGCTTCGGACGAAGATGATGCTCGTAATTTACAAAGCTTAATTAATGTTTATGAAGCGGCATTGACCGTAGGGGCAAATGTTGACGCTGAAGATGTCATTTACAGCTCCAACTTTACTACTCAGTCAGTAGGCACAGCTTTAGGTGCTGTGAAAAGCTTGTATGCTCAGCGAGTTCCCGCGGGAGCAGTTCCAGCATTAGGATTGGGCCCGCACCCAGACGGAGCTGCAACCGTTGGTGATCTGCTGGACCCAGAAAAATACAGTCAAGATGCGATTCAGGTTGCATCTGCGGCTAATGTTTATGTCGGTAAAGTCGAATTACCGTATTACTCTCCTGTTCCTACAGCGGAGAACCCAACTGCTCCACTAACCGGCCGCTGGACAGCGAAATGTGATAGCGCAGCTGCGATACTTAATGCTGTAGCAGATGGAGAAGTAAACCCGGCAGAAGCAGGCATTACTGCGGAAATGCTGGCTAATCCAGAATTATTAGTAATGGAAAATGAAGGTGGGTGTTTTAATCTGTCTGATTCAGATGATCAGCCAATTGACCCGGAACGTCATGTCACTAAATACAGTCCAATTCCTGAAAAGCAATCAGATGAAGAGGTTACTGTATTTGCGACAACACCTAATGTTGCTGTAGCCAACATGATACGTCCAAGCTTCGGTTTAGAGCCTTTATCTGCTCCTGCCGACGGTTGGCCAGTAGTGATTTTTCAGCATGGCATTACGGCAGACAAGAACAGTGCTGCGGCAATTGCAGGAACCCTTGCTGTGGCAGGTTATGCAATGGTTGCAATTGATCATCCGCTGCATGGCGATAGAGCTTTCGGAGAAATCAACGCTTCGAGCGAGGCCGGTGCAATTAATTACATGAACTTACAAAGCTTACTGACCACGCGAGATAACGTAAGACAATCAATTTCTGACCTTATCGGCCTTCGCTTAAGTTTAAGTAATGCGTCATTCCCTGATAGCAGCACCATAAATGCTCAAGATGTTCATTTTGTTGGGCATTCATTAGGCGCCATTGCTGGAACTGGCTTTACAACCATTGCGAATGCTCCGTTTAGTAAGAGCCAGTTAGAGCCATTGGCTCCGATGTTTAAAGTGCAGGCGTCTGCGCTTGGCATGCCTGGCGGTAGTTTAGCTAATTTCCTACTTGCATCTGAAGAATTTGGACCTGTTATTAAAGGTAATATTGCTTATAACGCGAGTGAGGCGTTTTCGGCAGGAGTTGATGCTCAAGCTGATGCCGCAGGTATAGAGAAAAATACAGCGGCTTATCTTGAACTTTTAGCAGCCGCTTATGCAGAGTTTGAAGCCAATGGTGACCCGGACGCAGTTGGTGAACTGCAAGCGAGTTTGAATCAGTTTGCTTTCGCAGCACAAACGGTTGTCGATTCTGCCGATCCAATTAATTATGCGAAAAGTTTGAGAGCTCTCGGGACACCGTTGTTAGCGATAGAAGCGGTCGGTGATTCAGTGATTCCAAATAACGTTCCTCCTCTTGGCGGTACTGAACCTCTGGCTGCGCTGCTAGGTTTAGATGGCATCTCAACCACAACAGCGTCTGAAGATGGTACACCGGTAAGTGGTATCGTTCGCTTTGGTGGTGACGCAGAGCACGGCTCGCTGGTTGACGCAGGTCCATCTGCGGAAGTCACAGCAGAAATGCAGCAACAAATTGCTTTCTGGTTTGCTGCCGACATGTTGCAGTTACCAGTAACCAACGAAGAAGTGGTAGAATAA
- a CDS encoding dicarboxylate/amino acid:cation symporter, whose product MSEKKKLSLTSRIVIGMVAGIILGTIIRYVAGDNAWVSLYLTNGLFDVVGQIFITSLKMLVVPLVFVSLVVGTCSLSDPSKLGRLGGKAVGMYMVTTAIAITFAIGSAILVQPGSGIERASDASFEPSEAPSVSEVIVNLFPDNPINAMAEGNMLQIIVFALLFGISMALVGKPGERLKGFFDDLNSVIMKLVVILMNLAPYGVFALMAKLFTEIGVEMIGSLAKYFLLVLFVLLAHGLIVYPLFMRVLARVKPGIFMRKMRDAQLFGFSTASSNATMPITLETVTRRLGVSNSVGSFTVPLGATINMDGTAIMQGVATVFIAQVYGLDLGVAEYLMVIMTATLASVGTAGVPGVGLIMLAMVLQQVGLPVEGIGLIIGVDRLLDMTRTAVNVTGDAMVSCVVARSEGDFDEDVYYDNDAGKKLEEL is encoded by the coding sequence ATGAGCGAAAAGAAAAAACTCAGTCTGACTAGCCGCATTGTTATCGGCATGGTCGCTGGGATCATTCTCGGTACCATTATTCGTTACGTTGCCGGTGATAATGCCTGGGTTTCTTTGTATTTAACCAATGGTCTTTTCGACGTTGTTGGTCAAATATTCATTACCTCTTTGAAAATGCTGGTTGTGCCATTGGTGTTTGTATCACTGGTGGTCGGTACCTGTTCCTTAAGTGACCCTAGTAAGCTTGGGCGCTTAGGCGGAAAAGCAGTGGGCATGTATATGGTCACCACGGCCATAGCAATTACTTTTGCAATTGGCTCGGCAATTCTGGTGCAACCGGGCTCGGGTATTGAGCGCGCTTCAGATGCCAGCTTTGAGCCCAGTGAAGCACCATCGGTCAGCGAAGTCATTGTTAATTTGTTTCCCGACAACCCCATTAACGCTATGGCTGAAGGCAATATGCTGCAGATTATTGTGTTTGCATTGCTGTTCGGTATTTCTATGGCTCTGGTTGGTAAACCGGGTGAACGTTTGAAAGGCTTTTTTGATGATTTAAATTCGGTCATCATGAAGTTGGTTGTTATTTTAATGAACCTGGCGCCTTATGGTGTATTTGCGTTAATGGCTAAGCTGTTTACGGAAATTGGCGTGGAAATGATAGGCAGTCTGGCGAAGTACTTCCTGCTTGTGCTGTTTGTGCTGCTCGCTCATGGTTTAATTGTTTACCCCTTATTTATGCGCGTTCTGGCACGGGTTAAGCCGGGTATCTTTATGCGTAAGATGCGGGATGCCCAACTGTTTGGCTTTAGCACAGCAAGCAGTAATGCGACTATGCCTATCACATTAGAAACCGTTACCCGTCGTTTAGGTGTTAGTAACAGTGTCGGTTCCTTCACTGTGCCGCTGGGCGCTACCATCAACATGGATGGTACGGCTATTATGCAAGGTGTTGCTACCGTCTTTATTGCGCAGGTTTATGGCCTGGACTTAGGTGTTGCTGAATACCTGATGGTGATTATGACTGCAACTCTTGCATCGGTCGGTACTGCCGGAGTGCCCGGGGTTGGGCTTATCATGCTCGCCATGGTGCTGCAGCAAGTTGGTTTACCGGTTGAAGGTATTGGCCTTATTATCGGTGTGGATCGCTTGTTGGATATGACCCGAACCGCAGTTAACGTAACCGGTGACGCTATGGTCAGCTGTGTGGTTGCGCGCTCAGAAGGCGACTTTGATGAAGATGTTTATTATGACAACGACGCTGGCAAAAAGCTGGAAGAGCTCTAA
- a CDS encoding YciK family oxidoreductase: MEIKTVHDYQASPELLKNKVILVTGAGDGIGRQAALSYAEHGATVILLGRTVSKLESVYDEIIAQESPQPAIIPLDLKGATENHYRDMAATIADQFGKLDGVLHNAGLLGILSPFTHIEKDSWDDIMQVNVTGQFAMTQALIPVMEKSPNASLVFTSSGVGRKGRAFWGPYSVSKFATEGMAQVIADEYEDTKLRTNVINPGATRTAMRAKAYPAEDAKSLKTPKDLMPTYLYLMSDDSISDNGLCFDAQ, from the coding sequence ATGGAAATTAAAACCGTACATGATTATCAGGCTAGCCCTGAATTATTGAAAAATAAGGTTATTTTAGTTACTGGTGCAGGCGACGGAATTGGTCGTCAAGCCGCGCTGAGCTACGCTGAACATGGTGCCACAGTTATTTTACTGGGGCGTACTGTTAGCAAGTTGGAATCGGTTTACGATGAAATTATCGCTCAGGAAAGCCCTCAACCAGCAATTATTCCGCTTGATTTAAAAGGCGCAACAGAAAATCATTATCGTGATATGGCGGCCACCATTGCCGATCAGTTCGGTAAACTAGACGGCGTGCTGCATAACGCTGGGCTACTTGGCATTCTGTCCCCTTTTACTCACATTGAAAAAGACAGCTGGGACGACATTATGCAGGTTAACGTAACGGGTCAGTTTGCCATGACTCAGGCACTGATTCCGGTAATGGAAAAGTCTCCGAATGCATCCTTAGTTTTCACGTCTTCCGGCGTAGGAAGAAAAGGCCGGGCATTCTGGGGACCATATTCTGTCAGTAAATTTGCTACCGAAGGTATGGCTCAGGTTATTGCCGACGAGTATGAAGATACCAAATTACGCACCAACGTCATTAACCCCGGCGCGACCCGCACAGCGATGCGTGCAAAAGCGTATCCGGCAGAAGACGCGAAGTCACTTAAAACACCAAAAGATCTGATGCCAACTTATTTGTATCTGATGAGTGACGACAGCATTTCTGATAATGGATTGTGTTTCGACGCCCAGTAA
- the miaE gene encoding tRNA isopentenyl-2-thiomethyl-A-37 hydroxylase MiaE, whose product MNYSLVEPYLNLLDPIHSFLLCRTPPEWVKQASLAENLPVILLDHLHCELKAAQSAALLLRRYAVNKDHGQTLLDALQPYEDLVYRGIGDFQQLKQSKQLSHALQAAESQPYADEIIDKMSRLIREELHHFQQVLEIMQARDVPLYKLSASRYAASLIRHVRTYEPQALIDKLIIGALIEARSCERFAALAPYLDEDIARFYVSLLRSEARHYQDYLELAQKLSDTDITERVNQFREWEAELIMSEDTELRFHSGVPVHA is encoded by the coding sequence GTGAACTATAGTCTCGTCGAACCCTATCTAAATCTACTCGACCCAATACACTCGTTTTTACTTTGCCGAACGCCTCCTGAGTGGGTTAAGCAAGCGTCGCTGGCTGAGAATCTGCCCGTCATCTTACTGGACCATTTGCACTGTGAGTTAAAAGCGGCTCAAAGTGCAGCCTTATTGCTGCGCCGTTATGCCGTTAATAAAGATCACGGACAAACCCTGCTTGACGCTCTGCAGCCATACGAAGACCTGGTTTATCGCGGTATCGGAGATTTTCAACAACTTAAACAAAGCAAGCAGCTGTCTCACGCTTTACAAGCCGCAGAGTCACAACCATACGCCGACGAAATTATTGATAAAATGTCCCGTTTAATTCGGGAAGAGCTACATCACTTCCAGCAGGTTCTTGAAATAATGCAGGCGCGTGATGTGCCCCTTTATAAGCTCAGCGCATCGCGTTATGCGGCCAGCCTGATCCGGCATGTACGTACATACGAGCCGCAGGCCTTAATTGATAAGTTAATTATAGGCGCTCTTATTGAAGCGCGCTCTTGTGAGCGCTTTGCCGCACTGGCTCCTTATCTGGATGAGGATATAGCTCGCTTTTACGTGTCCCTGCTACGTTCAGAAGCACGCCATTATCAGGATTACCTCGAGTTAGCGCAGAAGCTAAGCGATACGGACATTACCGAGCGGGTTAATCAGTTCAGAGAGTGGGAAGCAGAATTGATTATGTCTGAAGATACTGAGCTACGTTTTCACTCAGGAGTACCGGTGCACGCTTGA
- a CDS encoding WD40/YVTN/BNR-like repeat-containing protein gives MTSKLQQRAVNILRLALPFSALFSLSAVAEPPEIEIFDNVRQQQWVGVSPVSRDTIWISGEKGTVARTTDSGKSWEYFQPGPNDLDFRDIEAIDDRRAYALSVGTGGQSRIYYTENGGNSWRLRYRGEADSFFNCMALSPSGEAWVHGDSVGDEWRMVRSADGRNWMQVRSAVAEPPQSNEGGFASSGSCARFNNDNWMIATGNADKARVLIKGSFGIRFRVVETPMEAGPMAGITSVWPIDDKTFYIAGGDLNDASGDENRLWHYQNNEFEALPGPPIKGALYSLSLIDHNGSWLLTSNPQGAAALNLQTKKWFKLSDDNIWNIQCHGDISCWLVGKDGYVGRLQWQAPQQRPKL, from the coding sequence ATGACATCGAAGCTACAGCAGCGAGCCGTTAATATACTTAGGCTCGCTTTGCCTTTCAGCGCATTGTTCAGTTTGTCAGCAGTTGCTGAGCCTCCGGAAATCGAAATTTTTGATAACGTCCGCCAGCAACAATGGGTGGGGGTAAGTCCTGTTAGTCGCGATACTATTTGGATCTCCGGTGAGAAAGGAACCGTAGCCAGAACCACAGATTCAGGGAAAAGCTGGGAATATTTTCAACCCGGACCTAATGATCTGGATTTTCGCGATATTGAAGCTATTGATGACCGCCGCGCCTATGCATTAAGTGTTGGTACAGGAGGTCAGTCACGTATTTACTATACTGAGAATGGCGGTAACAGTTGGCGTCTGCGTTATCGCGGCGAAGCGGACAGCTTCTTCAACTGCATGGCACTTTCTCCTAGCGGCGAAGCCTGGGTACATGGCGACAGTGTTGGAGATGAATGGCGGATGGTACGCAGTGCCGATGGTCGCAACTGGATGCAAGTTCGCAGCGCGGTCGCCGAGCCGCCTCAATCTAATGAAGGTGGTTTCGCCTCAAGTGGCAGCTGTGCCCGCTTTAATAACGACAACTGGATGATTGCAACGGGTAATGCTGATAAAGCTCGAGTATTAATTAAAGGCTCGTTTGGCATTCGCTTTCGTGTGGTAGAAACACCAATGGAAGCAGGCCCTATGGCGGGCATTACCAGTGTGTGGCCTATTGACGATAAAACCTTTTATATTGCTGGTGGTGACTTAAATGATGCTTCTGGCGATGAAAACCGTTTATGGCATTATCAAAATAACGAATTTGAAGCCTTGCCCGGGCCACCAATTAAAGGCGCTCTTTATAGCTTGAGCCTTATCGATCACAACGGTTCCTGGTTACTAACGTCTAACCCCCAGGGCGCGGCGGCACTTAACCTACAAACTAAGAAATGGTTTAAGCTCTCTGATGACAACATCTGGAATATTCAGTGTCATGGGGATATCAGTTGCTGGCTGGTTGGTAAAGACGGCTACGTTGGCCGTTTGCAATGGCAGGCGCCGCAACAGCGCCCTAAGCTCTAA
- a CDS encoding M17 family metallopeptidase, with protein MAFAQLQIVSSLADAYSKDGADALILIGNFDSIDDSALAETIQQAQITDQRVGKQPLLLKADGVPGQRLVAAPTGPLNRDFDDVRQVFDAAHAAAKVAQDAGARHPVIALNNVNVNDERYQQAFLAAYLGFCQALYQPLEAREAHGEEAIEPTQNVILVGELDVEWAMAVEAGKRVARDLAGTEPERMAPPKFAEYCRQAFAHTSVKVTVIDDYQQLQHEYPLLAAVGRSSMAVERHRPCVIRLEYHGNNPERTVMFAGKGIVYDTGGADLKTGGHMAGMSRDKGGAAGVAGFLKTVSELQPEHLNVVAEIGAVRNSIGSDAFVADEIITGHSGKRVRIGNTDAEGRLIMADLLSHLREEAAKSDGEHELYTVATLTGHAALSKGPYSALVPNGHARRQNLAQALFNAGETYGDPTEISWSRREDFDFVKGRTLCDDLLSSNNGPSAATPRGHQFPMAFLTGVSGLDNHGIDSEHPISYIHIDIAGSGVEGGDWQHGKPTAAPVTCLAGHYLKK; from the coding sequence ATGGCATTTGCACAGTTGCAAATCGTCAGCTCACTGGCTGACGCATACTCAAAAGATGGTGCCGACGCACTTATCTTAATTGGAAATTTTGATTCTATTGACGACTCAGCTTTGGCTGAAACTATCCAGCAGGCACAAATTACCGATCAAAGAGTGGGAAAACAGCCGTTGCTGTTAAAAGCAGACGGTGTTCCGGGCCAGCGTTTGGTCGCGGCACCTACCGGGCCGTTAAACCGTGACTTTGACGATGTCCGCCAGGTTTTCGATGCGGCACATGCTGCAGCAAAAGTTGCACAGGATGCCGGCGCACGCCACCCGGTTATTGCACTAAATAATGTCAACGTAAATGACGAACGTTACCAACAAGCCTTTTTAGCCGCTTACCTTGGCTTTTGTCAGGCACTTTACCAGCCACTGGAAGCTCGTGAAGCTCATGGTGAAGAAGCCATTGAACCGACTCAGAACGTCATTTTAGTTGGAGAGCTTGACGTTGAATGGGCTATGGCAGTTGAAGCCGGTAAACGCGTTGCTCGCGATCTTGCAGGTACCGAACCTGAGCGTATGGCACCACCTAAATTCGCTGAGTATTGCCGCCAGGCTTTTGCGCACACTTCGGTTAAGGTCACGGTTATCGATGACTACCAACAACTCCAACATGAGTACCCTTTGCTGGCAGCCGTTGGTCGCTCATCAATGGCTGTGGAGCGTCACCGCCCTTGTGTTATTCGCCTTGAGTATCACGGCAATAACCCGGAGCGTACGGTCATGTTTGCCGGTAAAGGTATTGTTTATGATACCGGTGGTGCTGACTTAAAAACCGGTGGTCATATGGCTGGTATGAGCCGCGATAAAGGTGGTGCCGCAGGCGTTGCCGGCTTCTTAAAAACGGTTTCGGAATTACAGCCAGAACACCTTAATGTGGTTGCTGAGATAGGCGCGGTACGTAACAGCATTGGTTCGGATGCTTTTGTTGCCGATGAAATTATTACCGGCCACAGCGGCAAGCGTGTCCGCATTGGTAATACCGATGCCGAAGGCCGTCTGATAATGGCCGACTTGTTGTCGCATTTGCGCGAAGAAGCGGCGAAAAGTGATGGCGAACACGAATTGTATACGGTAGCAACTCTGACAGGCCACGCAGCCCTTTCAAAAGGTCCATACAGCGCTCTGGTACCCAATGGCCATGCACGTCGTCAAAATCTGGCTCAGGCTCTATTCAATGCAGGCGAAACCTATGGTGACCCAACAGAAATATCCTGGTCACGTCGTGAAGACTTTGACTTTGTTAAAGGCCGTACCTTGTGCGATGACCTGTTGTCATCTAACAACGGTCCTTCTGCTGCTACGCCACGTGGACACCAGTTCCCAATGGCATTTCTGACCGGAGTATCCGGCCTGGACAATCATGGCATTGATAGTGAGCACCCAATAAGTTATATCCATATTGATATTGCCGGTAGCGGTGTGGAAGGCGGAGACTGGCAACACGGCAAACCAACAGCAGCTCCGGTTACTTGTCTGGCGGGTCATTACCTGAAGAAATAA
- the sohB gene encoding protease SohB produces the protein MDFVADIGGFLLKAAIIVVAVGFIVGLIAQAAQKQKKSKGDLQVTHLSKELNELSEQLKIELMDKKAQKKALKALKKKKAVQNKEKRLFVIDFKGSMDAKEVDSLRHEVNAILNLATEKDEVLVRLESGGGVVNGYGLAAAQLLRLREHNLTVNVAIDKVAASGGYMMACVGHKLMAAPFAFIGSIGVVAQIPNFHRLLKKHNVDFEQLTAGEYKRTLTIFGENTDEGRRKFKQDLEAIHRQFKSFVQENRSELDIDKVATGEVWSGQEAKELGLIDEVITSDAWLMKQHKGFDVLKLQYVIRKPLSERFAKGMSVIIHTLKSSLTRSDVAQ, from the coding sequence ATGGATTTTGTTGCTGATATTGGAGGCTTTTTACTAAAAGCCGCTATTATTGTTGTGGCTGTTGGTTTTATTGTGGGCCTTATTGCTCAGGCGGCGCAGAAGCAGAAAAAGAGTAAAGGCGATTTGCAAGTCACGCATTTATCTAAAGAGCTGAATGAGCTGAGTGAACAGTTGAAAATTGAGCTTATGGATAAAAAAGCTCAGAAAAAAGCACTGAAAGCGTTAAAGAAAAAGAAGGCTGTGCAGAATAAAGAGAAACGTCTTTTTGTTATTGATTTTAAAGGCAGCATGGATGCAAAAGAGGTCGACAGTTTACGCCATGAAGTCAACGCTATTCTAAACTTGGCCACCGAGAAAGACGAAGTACTGGTAAGGCTGGAAAGCGGCGGTGGTGTGGTTAATGGTTATGGTCTGGCGGCGGCTCAGTTGCTGCGTTTAAGAGAGCATAACTTAACCGTTAATGTTGCTATAGATAAAGTGGCTGCAAGCGGCGGTTATATGATGGCCTGTGTTGGTCATAAGCTCATGGCGGCACCTTTTGCCTTTATCGGTTCAATAGGCGTGGTTGCGCAAATACCGAATTTTCATCGGCTTTTGAAAAAGCATAATGTCGATTTTGAGCAATTAACCGCGGGTGAATATAAGCGCACTTTGACTATCTTTGGTGAAAATACTGATGAAGGGCGTCGTAAGTTTAAACAGGATTTAGAGGCCATTCACCGTCAGTTTAAGTCTTTTGTTCAGGAAAATCGTAGCGAGCTGGATATAGACAAAGTAGCAACAGGCGAGGTCTGGTCAGGTCAGGAAGCAAAAGAGCTTGGCTTAATTGATGAAGTGATAACCAGTGACGCGTGGTTAATGAAACAGCATAAAGGTTTTGACGTATTAAAATTACAGTATGTTATCCGTAAACCGCTAAGTGAACGTTTTGCGAAAGGTATGTCTGTTATTATTCATACCTTAAAATCTTCCTTAACCCGGTCAGATGTCGCACAATAG
- a CDS encoding Yip1 family protein: MILNHIWGLYAHPAQEWKSIDSKRESFLYSCSHILLIAILPCLAAYYASAHIGWSVGARESIYLTQSSGIMLGVAMYIGILGATFALAYLIYWMAKTFGADPSYTKSLELAAYAATPVIMSGIASIYPELWFVASVFLIGVAYSVYLLYSGLPVIMHIPEERGFLYASSVVTAGLIAMVVLMATTAILWTNGFGPDFIS; the protein is encoded by the coding sequence ATGATACTGAATCATATTTGGGGTTTATACGCCCATCCAGCGCAAGAGTGGAAATCGATAGACAGCAAGCGTGAGAGCTTTCTTTATTCGTGTTCTCATATTTTACTGATAGCAATATTACCTTGTCTGGCAGCTTACTATGCTTCAGCTCATATCGGCTGGAGTGTTGGTGCCCGCGAGTCTATTTATCTTACCCAAAGCAGTGGCATCATGCTTGGCGTTGCAATGTATATTGGTATTTTGGGAGCCACGTTTGCGTTGGCTTACTTAATTTACTGGATGGCAAAAACCTTTGGTGCTGATCCCAGCTATACGAAATCGCTTGAATTAGCAGCTTACGCGGCAACTCCGGTTATTATGTCGGGGATAGCGTCAATTTATCCTGAGCTGTGGTTTGTTGCTTCCGTTTTTCTTATTGGTGTGGCTTATTCGGTTTACCTGCTTTACTCAGGCCTACCGGTTATTATGCACATTCCGGAAGAACGTGGCTTTCTGTACGCGAGCTCGGTAGTGACCGCAGGTCTTATTGCTATGGTTGTACTCATGGCAACAACCGCCATTTTATGGACCAATGGTTTTGGGCCAGATTTTATTTCTTAA